A region of the Myxococcus stipitatus DSM 14675 genome:
CACATCGGCGTGGTGGAGAGCTACTCGACGGGCAAGTTCCTCGAGGTGGTGAGCATCTCGCTGGATGACACGGTTGCCGGCTGCGACAAGGACGGCGTGCTGGACGCGGGCGAGACGGGTCTGCTCCGCGTGACGGTGCGCAACCTGGGCTCCACGGACCTGAGCGGCGTGACGGCGAACGTGGCCTCCAACGGTTCGAGCACGGGCGTCGAGGCGGTGATTGGCGACAGCCTCTCGTTCGGCAACATCGCGCGCGGGGCGACGGCCACCGCCACGGTGTCAGTGCAGTTGAACGCGGCTCCGACGCCCGCCGGTGCGCTGGCGGAGCTGGGTGTGGACATCACGTTCCCGGGCTTCCCGCGGTCGAACCCCGACAACGCGGACCTCGTCCGGGCGTTCCGCGCCAAGGTCAACTACGACGAGAAGATGAACTCGTCGGGGCTTGACCAGGTCAACACGGTGAACACCCCCTGGGTGAGCTCGACCAGCCTCTCCCGCGCGCTGTGGGAGAATGGCGCGGCGAGCACGGGCTACTGGCACGCGACCAATGAGAGCATCGAGCAGGACAAGCGGCTGACCTCGCCCCTGCTCCATGTGGCGGACGGGCAGGACTTCGAGCTGTCCTTCTCGCACCGCTTCAGCTTCGAGGCCGCGTACTCGAGCACGCTGTCGCGCTATCAGTACTTCGACGGTGGCGCCCTCGAGTTCTCCATCAACGAGGGGCCGTGGGAGAACTGGTTCTACTTCCTGGAGGCCGAGCAGGCTCAGGCGTTCGTGAACTCGGGCGTCGTCAACCTCGTCGAGGACGGCACCCCGGGCGTGGGTGGCAACCCGGGCTGGATTCGTCTGAGCACGGGCTTCCCGGCGTTCATGTCGTTCGACGTCAACTTCGGCGAGCAGTTCGCCGGGCAGCAGGTGCGGGTGCGGTTCCGTCAGGGCTCTGACGGTGGCGTCGGCTCGTACGGCTGGGACATCAACAACATCCAGGTCAAGGGCGTCACCAACGCGCCGTTCAGCTCGCGCGTCGCCGAGGCGTACACGGGTGGCGGTTCCGCTCCCGCCTGCAACATGCCGCCGCTGGCGGACGCGGGCCTGTCCGTGTCCGTGACGGAGTACGTCACGGTGGGGACCTCGCAGTCGCTGCGTGTCATCACGCTCGATGGCTCCGCGAGCTCCGACCCGGATGGTGGGACGCTGACGTATGCGTGGACGCAGATTGGTGGACCGACGGTGTCGCTGACGGGGGCGAACACGGTTCGTCCGTCGTTCAGTGCGTCGGTTCCCGCCAACACCATCTTCACGTTCCAGCTCGTGGTGAACGATGGCACGGACTCCAGCCACCCGAAGGTGGTCCAGGTCCTGGTGACCAACGTGAACCGCGCGCCGGTCGCGTTGGCTCGCGTGAAGGCGGGTGGTTCGACGACGGTGGATGAGCGCTCGGGCAGTGTCACGCTCGACGCGACGGGTTCGACGGACGCGGACGGCGAGGAGCTCGCGTTCTCGTGGACGCAGACGGCGGGTCCGACGGTGGAGCTGGATGACCCGACCAGCGCGACGCCGACGTTCGCGGTGCCGGAGGTGACGGCGGACACGAAGTTCACGTTCGGGCTGGTGGCGAACGACGGCCTCGTGGCGAGCGCGCGGTCGAACATCACCATCACGGTTCGTCAGGTGGACCGTGCTCCGGTGGCGGAGGCGGGTGAGGACCAGACGGTGGGTTCTCGCACGACGGTGACGCTGACGGGCACCGCCGAGGATGCGGACGGCGAGGCCATCACCTACGCCTGGACGCAGCTCGAGGGGACGCCTGTGACGCTCACGGGGGCCACCACGGCCACCGCGAGCTTCAAGGCGCCGGATGTGACGGGTGCGTCCGCGGTCCTCCGCTTCAGCCTGGTGGCCACGGCTGGTGGCAAGGCCAGCGCGGCCAGCGTGGTGACCATCACCGTGACGCGGGCCAACCGCGTGCCGGTGGTGGAAGCGCATGGCACGTACACGGTCCACGAGGGCGGTGGTGTGAAGATGGTCGCCACGGCGGAGGATGCCGATGGTGATGAGGTCAAGTACCGCTGGACCCAGGTGGCTGGCCCGTCTGTCACGATTCAGGGCGCGGACACCGAGGAGGCGTACATCGTTGCGCCGAACGTGTCGGAGAAGACCGTGCTGCTGTTCCGCGTTCGCGCGAGCGACGACCTCGCGTCGAGCGATGCGGTTGAAGTGTCCGTGACGGTGGTGGACATGCCCAAGCACAGCTGCAGCGCGGCTGGCGGAAGCGCGTCCGGTCTGTTGATGCCCGCGCTGGCCCTGTTGGGCCTGGCGTTGAGCCGCCGTCGTCGGAGCTAGTTCAGCGTTCGACCTCTGGAGTGAGGTCGAAGCGTGACGTGTGAGGGGCGGCCCCGGGATGGAAGTCCGGGGCCGCCTCTTTGTTTGAAGAGGGTTCGCGCCGAGGGTGTGAGGAGGCCAGGGATGTTCGTTGATTCGAGGCAGCGCGCAGGCTGGGGACGATGGATGGCGCTGGGCGCGCTGGTGTGGGGACTGGGGTGCAGGGGGAGCACGGAAGAGGTGAAGCGCGAGGCCCCGCCGCCGTCAGCTCCAGACGCCTCGGTGGATGCCGGAAGGTGGGAGCTGCTGCGGAGGCAGGACGCGGGGCCTCCGGTGTGCCCGCCGGGTCAGTTCACGTGTTGCGATGGGAGCTGCTCCGAGAGCAAGGGCTGTCCAGGCATCGCGTGTGACCCGCGTCCGACGTATCCGGAGTTCCGGGAGTAGCCCCCGCCTACAGCATCGCAGTCGAGGCTGATCGCCTATGCAGTTCGTAGGGGATCCACTTCGACGAATTGCGGCCTGAGCGCAGGCCGCAAACGGCTGTTCCCGAGTCAAACCCGCCATCTTCGCCCGCTCTCTCGCACGAGTTACTCAATGTGCGAGAGCGCTATGAACCCAATGCTGCGCTAGAAATCAGAGCTCGCCTTTGATGCGCATCCCGTGAGCCAACTCGAGCGTTTCAATCGCCCGAGATGCGGCCTCTCCCACTGTACCAACCCAGCCTTCGGCTCGATTTTGATCCACGAGCATCTCTTCGAGCATGGTCTTGACTGGTGGGTGCCCTGTTGTTCCAAGCGCGTGGACGGCACAGTAGCGAACTTCGGGAGATGGGTCCTTCAATGCAGCGGCAAGTGCATTGACCGCGACCTCGAACTCCCTGGAGACAGTTCTGACCTTGGAGAACATATAGGCAAGGCCTTCTGCTGCCTGGCCCCGTACCAAGGGAGCCTCATTGCTGTCCGAGAGCATCTGGACCATGAGGTCCCACAGCTTGAGGTCGCTATGCCATGAGAGCGCATAGAGAATGGCATGTCGCGTCTCAATGCGCCTCTCTGACTGGAGCAACTCAACCAGTTGGGATGTGGTCGATGCGTCCGATGATAGAAGCGTAGCCGCTTGAACCATTGCTGTGCGGTCCGAGCCCAGGATGTCTCTTAGCGAGGATTCACGTTGTTCCTGAGATACTGGTTTGCTCTCACTCATTCCGACACCTTCGTTCCTTGGCGGCTATTGTTGAGTCTTGCGTGGACCAAGCTCAGCGCCTGTGCTTTTCGCACGCCTCGCCGTTGCCGTAGTACCCGTCGGTGTCTACGCACTCACAATGTCTGCCGTAAGTGTGACCCGCGTCCGACGTATCCGGAGTTCCGGGAGTAGCTCGTCACTCGGACAACAGAGGCCAGCTCATGGGGCGCGGTGTGCTGGAACTTCGACGTGAGCATGTGCCCGACTCCACGAGCTATCCATTCGCGCTCCCGGTGATCCGCAGCTTGGATCGCCTCGGCTTCAACTGCCGGAGCATCTGGGCCAGGTTCCCCTGGGTGAGCGGATCGGCGGTCTCCATCGCGATTCGCGCCCGCGCGAGCATCTGCTCCGCGTCCTGCACATCCGCTGGAGAGCAAGCCGAAGCCCACTTCCAGTACTCAGCCGCCGCGAACGTGTATCGACTCACCCCCAACGGGTGGTCGAGGAGGCCACGAAGGGCCCCGCGGACGATGCGGCGGTTCTGCTTCCAATGAGTTGCACAGAAGAAAGCATCCTCCGCGAGTGCCCGGCGCATCGGAACACCCGGCACGTGCGCCGAATGCTCCTTCTCCAGTCGTCGAAGCCCTCGGCGGTAGTGAGTCCAATTGCTCTTGGCCAGGAGGCTGTTGGCTTCCTTGTCGAAAGTGAAGGCTCGCCAGTCTTCATCGTGTAACGACGGGTCCTCGGGACCCGCGTCTGGATTCCGGGGCATGGCAGGAGTCTTTCGTTCCAATCGCGGAGGCTCAGGCAGGTCTGTCTACGGCTCTCCCGGCCTGCCTTCACGAGGTCCACGGGGACGGGAGTTCATCTGCTCCTCGCGCCGCATCATCTCGTAGCTGGCCAGTTGGCTCTCGCTGAGCACGGACTTCATCGTCTGGTCCGTCTCCTGGCGGAGCGTGCGCAATGACTGTCGGACGTCACGCGCTGACTTCGTGCCATTGCGCAGCTCATTGAACATCGAGGTGCGCGTCGAGTCCTCGAGCTCCAGCCGGCGCGTCAGCTCCGCCTCCTGCGAGTAGTTCAGCTTCGCCTCCGCGACGAGCCGCTTCACCCGCTCCGCGCGCTGCGTCTGCCCGCGAACCTGCGCCTGCATCCACTCCTCTTGCCGCGCCTGGGTGCGCTCGGTGCGCATCTCCTCCTGCACGGAGCGCATGGCATCCTTCAACGCCTCGCGCCCGCCCTCGGAGTTCAGCGTCTCGCCCGCCATCAGCCCGCGCACTTCCGCGCGCAGTTGGTCCAGCTCGGCATCGAGCGCGGGCGCCGCCGTGCCACCGTCCGTGATGACTCGTGCCACCGGCTGCCGCTCCAGCTCCATCAGCCGCCGGGACAGGCCGAGCGTCGTGTCCTCCAGCGCCTGGAGGCGCCGCTCCAGTCCCTCCGGGCTCGACTGCACCACCGGGGAGGGCTGCGCCTTCTCCACGGCAGCAGGGGCCTCACCGCGCCCGGGACCCCAGAGGGCCACCACGAGCGCGGCCGAAGCGAGAACGAAGGATGCGGGGCCAAGGAGCTTGTTCATGTCCTCTCCGACGGGGGCAGGGGCTTCCTATTCCATACCCTGCTCGAGCCCCTGGCTCCACCCCGTCGCGCCATGCCCTCGCATGGCGCCTTGCCCCCCGGAGGAGACTGCCTCAGCCCCGAGGCTGGTGGGGCACCTGGATCGGCTCATCCATGTCGATGGGCCCTTGCCCCGGGCCGAGCGGCAGCGCGCACTCGTCGCACATCCAGAAGCGGACAATCATGCCGTTGTCGCCCGTGGAGACGTACGTCGAGCCAACCACCTCGCCGCCCTCGGTCTTCTTGCAGGAGATACAGGTGTGCGTCTGGGTGCTCTGGGTCATGGCGGTACCTCGGAGAGTGGAAACGCGACGGACCGACACCCATCGAGTGCCGGTCCGCGAGAAATCTACCGCAGTCCCTTCATCCGGCCAGGACTACCCTCAGCCGATGGCCATCTGGTAGCCGCCGTTGGGGTTGGAGCGCAGGAAGTGCTTCATCTGCTCCGGGGTGATGGTCTTCACGTTCTGGTCGGCCGGGTCCCGGACGATGAAGTTGCCCTTCGCGTCCATGCCCGCCACCGTCACGTAGTGGCCGGACGTGCGCGACTCGTTCTGGTGCGGAGGCATGGCGTGGTAGTCGCCGTTGGCCACCACCAGCTTGCCCTGCTTGAGCTGGTTGGCAATCCAGTCCACGTCCGCGCCAGGGCCCTTGGTCTCCGCGTTCTTGCCCATCGCCTTCGCCATCTTCGCGATGCCGTTGACGTCCGTGCCGTTGCCCGACGTGCCACCGATGCGACCCAGGTGGTTGATGAGCTGCGCGTCGTTCATGTCCTTGCCGAAGCCGAACGCTCGCGCAATCTGCGCCATGGACGTGGGGCCGCAGTTGGCCGGGCCGTTCGTGTACGAGCCGTTCTTGCCCGCCGGGTTGTACTGGCTGATCTGCGGGACCTTGCTCGGGTCCACGCGGCCATCACCCGTCACCGGAGCGGCACCCTCGGTGCCCTGCGTCCCCTGCGTGCCTTGCGTCTCGCCGGGGTTGATGTCGACCGGCCCCGCCTTGTTCGTGCCAGGCGTGAAGGTGCTCTGGTCCTTGCCCGCGACCCCCGGCAGCTTCAGCGAGTCCCCCGTCATGATGAGGTTGGGGTTGGTGATCTTCGGGTTCATCTCGCGAATCTGGTTGATGATGTCCCAGTGCGAGCCCTGCATGCCCTGGCCCTTGAGCTGCGAGGCAATGCCCCAGAGCGTGTCACCCTGCTTGATCTGGTAGTCCGAGCTGCCCACCGGCGTGCGCGAGTCATTGCGGCTGGGCGCGATGCCAGGGTTTCCGCCGGTGGTGTTGTTCTGCCCGCCCGTCGTGTTGTTCTGCCCGCCCACCGTGGTGTCGGGCACGTTCGCGCTCGTCCCGCTGGGCGTCTTGCCACCCGGGAACAGGCTGTTGATGTGGTTCTGGATCTTGTTCTGGTAGTCGTAGCCGCGCGCGTCGTTCATCGCGCCCGCGCCGCGGTGCCACTCGCGCGCGGCGGCCATGCCGCTGCCGTGCTTCTTGGTCAGGTCGCCGATGGTCTTCGCCAGGAACTCCATCTGCTTCTCGGGCGGAATCGTCTTCGCGTTGGCGCCGCGGCCCACCTGCATGCCGGACCACTTCTCGAACGAGGGCAAGAGGCCGTTGTCGTCCAGGCCGATGAGTCCGTGGCCCGTGCCGTCCGCGTGCACGCCGTGGTTCTTGAACGACGACTCCTGCGCGACGATGCCCGCG
Encoded here:
- a CDS encoding HEAT repeat domain-containing protein — protein: MSESKPVSQEQRESSLRDILGSDRTAMVQAATLLSSDASTTSQLVELLQSERRIETRHAILYALSWHSDLKLWDLMVQMLSDSNEAPLVRGQAAEGLAYMFSKVRTVSREFEVAVNALAAALKDPSPEVRYCAVHALGTTGHPPVKTMLEEMLVDQNRAEGWVGTVGEAASRAIETLELAHGMRIKGEL
- a CDS encoding C39 family peptidase, which encodes MSPRIEGRQQNYSPQSVQSSGLPQDRNAQLNLQQLWPYIEKYAQKYGADPKVLAGIVAQESSFKNHGVHADGTGHGLIGLDDNGLLPSFEKWSGMQVGRGANAKTIPPEKQMEFLAKTIGDLTKKHGSGMAAAREWHRGAGAMNDARGYDYQNKIQNHINSLFPGGKTPSGTSANVPDTTVGGQNNTTGGQNNTTGGNPGIAPSRNDSRTPVGSSDYQIKQGDTLWGIASQLKGQGMQGSHWDIINQIREMNPKITNPNLIMTGDSLKLPGVAGKDQSTFTPGTNKAGPVDINPGETQGTQGTQGTEGAAPVTGDGRVDPSKVPQISQYNPAGKNGSYTNGPANCGPTSMAQIARAFGFGKDMNDAQLINHLGRIGGTSGNGTDVNGIAKMAKAMGKNAETKGPGADVDWIANQLKQGKLVVANGDYHAMPPHQNESRTSGHYVTVAGMDAKGNFIVRDPADQNVKTITPEQMKHFLRSNPNGGYQMAIG